The nucleotide window CCGTCTCGGGCCACCACGGAGATGGTGCCCAGGGGCGGGTCGACTCGATTGATCGAAATCTGCTCGAGGTCCGCCCTGCCACGCGCGGTGTGGAAGGACTCGAGCTCGGCCACCTCCAGTTCGAGCACCTGGGTCGAGAGGTCGACCTCCACGGAATGAGCGAGCCAGTCGAAGCGGTAGCGTGACATGTCGTCGTGGGCTCCCTGAGCGCGGCTGCCAATTCCTGCTTGGCGCTCCGAGCATCTTCTCACGTCGTTCAATCCACCCCTTGTTGAATCGAAATCGCCTCTCGCCCTCACGTCCTGGGCCAAGGCCTCGGCCGTCGTGAGTTCCAGTCCAGGCACGGTGACTGCAACCGGGGCGCCCCATCCGACACCTGCGCGACCCGGGAATACCACCCAGGTGTGATTCCCCTGGCCCTCCCACGGGCGCACAGTGGTTCACCTCCGCGGACCGTGGACGCGGAGCCTTCACGGGGGATACCTGTATGCAGCCTGTCGTCTGGGTCCTGGCATTCTCAAGCCTGCTGTCCCTGGGGCTCCTGGTTCGCACCGCGCTGCGCCTGCGTGCCCTCCAGGCGCGCTTCAAGCCCATCCTCGACGTGGAGGCCGAGCGCCAGCGGATCCTCTCCGCGCTGGAGCGCACCCAGGCCGAGTCCGAGCACATGCTCGCCACCGAGCGTACCCGCGTTTCGGCGGAGCTGGCCCGGGAGCGCGAGCTCGCGGACACCGCCATCCGTGACGCCCGGGAGGAGGTGGAGCGCATCAAGTCCTCCACCCACCACGCCATCCGGCTGGAACGCACGCGCCTCGATGCCGAGGCCACCCAGGTCCGCGAGGAGAAGGCCCGCCTGGAGGCCCTCATCGTCAAGCTGCGGGCCGAGCTGCAACCGCTCGAGGAGGAAGCCGTCCTGCGCTCCTACGGCCTCTACAAGCCCATCTACAACCTCTCCTCCTCGGAGAAGTATGAGCAGCGTCTCGACCGCCTCCGTGAGGAACAGAAAGCCCTGCTCAAGAACAAGCAGGCCGCGTCCTGCCGCATCCAATGGGAGGTCAATGGCAGCAAGGCCGAAGGCAAGAAACAGACGGACCGCACGCTCAGGCTCATCCTGCGCGCGTTCAACGGTGAGGCCGACGCCTGTGTCGCCAAGGTCACCTACAAGAACATCAAGGCCATGGAGGCCCGCATCCAGAAGTCCGCCGAGGCCATCAATGCCCTCACCGAGATTCAGCAGTGCTCCATCGCCGAGCCCTACGTGGAGCTGAAGCTCGCGGAGCTCCGCCTCGCCCACGAGTATGAAGAGAAGCGCCAGGAGGAGAAGGAGGAGCAGCGCCGCATCCGCGAGCAGATGCGCGAGGAGGAGGCCGCCCAACGCGAGCTGGAGCGCGCCAGGCTGGAGGCCGAACGCGAGGCCCAGCGCGACGAAGAGGCCCTGCGCAAGGCCCGGGAGGAGCTGGAGAAGAGCCAGGGCTCGGCGCAAGCAAAACTCCTGGAGCGCATCGCCGAGCTGGAGCGGCGCGTCGCCGAGGACCAGGAGCGCCAGCGGGCCATCTCCCAGGCCCAGCTCACCCGCACCGGCCACGTCTACGTCATCTCCAACATCGGCTCTTTCGGCGAGGACATCTACAAGGTCGGCATGACTCGACGGCTCGTCCCCCAGGACCGCATCGACGAGCTCGGCGACGCCTCCGTCCCCTTCGAGTTCGACGTCCACGCCATCATCCGCACCGCGGATGCGCCGTCGCTCGAAGCCGCCCTGCACAAGACCTTCGCCCAGCGCCGCGTCAACCGCGTCAACGAGCGCAAGGAGTTCTTCCGCGCCACCCTCGACGAAATCGCCCAGGCCGTGCGCAAGCACCACGGCGACTTCGAGCTGACCCGCATCGCCGAGGCCGCCGAGTACCGCAAGTCACGGGCCATGCACGAGGAGGAGCGCGGCGGTGAAGCCACCGTCATCGCTCTTCCCGAACGCTCCGTCGCCTGACGCCCGACACGCGGGTTCCAGTCCCCCAGGAACACTCCGTCCACCACAGCCTCCACACAACCCGCAGTCGCGACGCAGTGCGTCCTCCCCGGTGACGCGCGTCATTCCCTCGTGCATGCCTGCTCGGTGTCCCGACAGCCCCGTGCTCCTTGGCACGCCAAGAAGTCACGCGGCTCACAGGGAACCGCGACGTCACGCTGGGACGAACGAGGAAACGTGGCATGTTGCGCCCGCGATGGCTGTCAGCGTTTTCGACCTCTTCAAGATTGGTATCGGTCCCTCGAGCTCCCACACGGTGGGGCCCATGCGCGCCGCGCGCTCGTTCGTCGTGCGCCTGGCGGAAGGGGGGCATCTGGAAAAACTCACCCGCCTGAAGGTCGAGCTGTTCGGCTCGCTCGGCGCCACCGGCAAGGGCCACGGCAGCGACAAGGCCGTCGTGCTCGGCCTTCGCGGCGACACGCCCGAGGCCGTCGACGTGGAGGCCATCCCCGCCCTGGTGACGCGCTGGCGCACCGAGGGTCGCATCAGCGTGCTCGGCCAGCGCG belongs to Myxococcus fulvus and includes:
- a CDS encoding DUF4041 domain-containing protein, which translates into the protein MQPVVWVLAFSSLLSLGLLVRTALRLRALQARFKPILDVEAERQRILSALERTQAESEHMLATERTRVSAELARERELADTAIRDAREEVERIKSSTHHAIRLERTRLDAEATQVREEKARLEALIVKLRAELQPLEEEAVLRSYGLYKPIYNLSSSEKYEQRLDRLREEQKALLKNKQAASCRIQWEVNGSKAEGKKQTDRTLRLILRAFNGEADACVAKVTYKNIKAMEARIQKSAEAINALTEIQQCSIAEPYVELKLAELRLAHEYEEKRQEEKEEQRRIREQMREEEAAQRELERARLEAEREAQRDEEALRKAREELEKSQGSAQAKLLERIAELERRVAEDQERQRAISQAQLTRTGHVYVISNIGSFGEDIYKVGMTRRLVPQDRIDELGDASVPFEFDVHAIIRTADAPSLEAALHKTFAQRRVNRVNERKEFFRATLDEIAQAVRKHHGDFELTRIAEAAEYRKSRAMHEEERGGEATVIALPERSVA